One Acidobacteriota bacterium genomic window, GGCCGAAGAGCTCGCTCTCGATCAGGGTCTCCGGAATAGCGGCGCAATTGACCGCAACGAACGGACGTTCCGCCCTTCGGCTCGAGCGGTGAAGAGTGCGCGCCACCAGCTCTTTCCCGGTCCCCGACTCACCGGTTACCAGCACCGTGGCATCGGTCGCGGCCACCTTCTCGATCGTTCGGTAGAGCGTCCGCATCACCTCTGATCGACCGATCAGCTCGCCGAAACCGTCACCCTCTCTCAGGACCTCGCGGAGCTCACGGTTCTCCCGCTCCAACCTGCGAGTTCGCAGCACACGCTGCACGGCAAGCAGGAGAGCGTCCCGCTCGAATGGTTTGCCGAGGTAATCGTCCGCACCCCGCCGGATGGCGTCTACCGCATGCGAGATCGATCCGTAGGCCGTCATCACGATAAACGCACATCCGAGGGCGCGCGCACGCACCTCGTCGAGCAGCTCTCCCCCGTTGCCACCGGGCATTCGCCAGTCGCAGAGGATGAGATCCGGGACCGCCTGGGAGATCTCGTCGAGCGCCTCGTCGACGGTTCCCGCTTCACGCACCTCGTGCCCTTCGCGGGCGAGAATCTCCGCGATCAGCTTGCGTTGGGCGGCCTCGTCCTCGACCAACAGAACGGACACACCCTTACTCACCTGTCTCGTCTCCCGGCTCTTCCGAGGATCCCGTCAACGGCAGCCGAATCGTCGCGACAGTGCCGCCATCGGCGCCATCGACAATCTCGAGCGAGCCGCCGTGCATGCCGACGACCAGCTGCCTGGCGAGAAACAAACCCATCCCCGAGCCGCCCACCTTGGTCGTGACGTGCGGCGAGAAGAGCCGTTCCTTGACGGCCTTCGGCAGCCCCGGACCTCCGTCGACCACACTGACCACTGCCTGTCCGTCTTCGACCTCGAGGGAGACCTCCACGGGTTCCTCCGCCGGCGACACCTCGGTCGCGTTCTCGATCAGATTGCTGAGAGCGGCGCGGACCGCTCCCGGCACCACCCGCACAGGTACCGCCTCATCGCCGCCTTGCACCCTGACATCTGCTCCCTGTTGTACCGACTCCAATATGACTGCCCGCACCAGAGCTCCGAGGTCGGTCGCCTCGGGCTCGGCCAATTCCTCCGCGCCGAGGGCGAGAAATGACCTCAACCAGCGGTCGATTCTCCGAATCTGTGCGCGCGAGGTGGCGACCAGGTCCTGACCATCCTGGCCGCTCGATGCGAGCTCCTCGACGGCCAGGCCCAGGGTGTGGAGAGGGTTCCTGAGGGTGTGAGCGAGCCCCCGCGAAAGGTCGCCGAGCTGCGCCAGGTGCTCTCGCTCCTGCCATCGCTCGCGCTGAGCCTCGAGCTCGGCGAGCCGTGCCGACATCGAGTTGAACGCCCGCTGCAGGTCTCCAACCTCGCCGGCCGCAGAGACCGGCACCTGGACACCGAACTCGCCGCTGCCGAGTGCCTCCGCGCCGTCAGCCAGGGAACGCAGCGGTCGGGTGAGTCGTCGGGACAGAACGGCGGAGCCGACCAGACCGACGATCAGCAACACCCCTCCCATCGCGGCCGCCTCTCGCATGGTCTCCCGTACCGCCTGGACCGCCGGCGACACCGGAATCGGAATGCGATGCACCGTATCGTCATCCTCGCTCACGACCAGGAATCTCTCGTGCCTCACGTCACCGGGCTCGACACCGACCACCAGCTTACGGACTTTCACGTCTATCGGCGCCTGCTCGGCCTGCGCCATGTGTTGAGCACTCTCGCCGGTTGTCGCGTCAGCGTGCCCACCGATTTGCTTCGTTTCCACGACCCACTCGATCTTCTTCGAGCTCTCGTCGCCGACTGGCCTGGCAAATTCTCTTCGAATCACCCTCTTCTCGTCGTGCTCGACGTGCTCCGCCGCCGGATCGTGAACCATCACGAAGCTGTATTGGTCCTTTTCGTCCTCGCCCTGTGCGGCCTTGGTCCCCTCCTCCCCCGAGTCGGCGAGCAAATCGGCATCGACATCGACCCAGAGATCCTCGCCGGAGCCCATCACCAGGCCGCCGAACATCTCCCTTTCAGCCGACAGCACGCTGGTGCCGACCGTCGTCGCCACCCGCGTAACCTCGTCCTCGATGGACCGCAGCTGGCGCGCATAGATCCACCACTGGATGGCCATCAGCGCCAGAACCAGCGCTGCCGTACCCAGGAATAATCGCGTTTGAATTCGCATGGTTGCTCCTGTCAGGAGTATAAGCGCCTCATCCGACGCCGTACGACATTTCAAGCAACACCCGTGCCAAAAGGCAGGGTTAGAACGTTCGAACGTTAGAACGTTCAACGTTCAACGTTCAACGTTCAAACGTTTATAGGCTCTCTCTGCGGAGGTGATCGATCAATCGTCCTGCTCAGGAGGGTGGTGATCGACGCGGGTGGCTTCCCAGCGGCCCATGAACTCGACCCAGTTGAGCGGCGATCCGCCGTTCCAGCTTTCGACGAATATCGGGCTCGAGAGGCTCGCCGCGCGGAGCGGCGGTTCCGACCGGATATGGCGCCGGTGGTTGGTGCCGCCATTTCGGCGGGACGTATTTCGGCGGTGGTGCTTCATCTCACTCCATGGGCTGCGGATTTGGACCATTTTTCGACGATGTCCTGTACCTCGTAAAAACCCGAATTCCCTTTGCAGAATTCCACCTGTATACGAAGCAAAAGACGCGACCGTCTGGCCTCCAATTCTCAAACTCTTCATGAGGAGCACATGGTGGCCGCGATGCTAGACTGTCTGAAATGACGAGGGTCACACGCATCACCGGTTCATCCGATTGCTCGTGCTCCGAGCCGGCGAATGGAAGCGGTGGCTGGAGATGACCGAGCCGATACCTGATAAACGCAAGAGACGCCCGCGCGTCTGGGCGATCGGCGGCGGCAAGGGCGGGATCGGCAAATCTGTCATCGCCACCAATGTCGCGGCGGCTATCGCCGGACCGGACACCAGGGTAGCGCTTATCGACGCCGACCTCGGAGGCGCCAACCTCCACACCCTGCTCGGCGTGCCGAGCCCGAAAGCGAACCTCTCGGACTTCATTTCGAAACGGGTGAACTCGCTGGGCGAAATCATGACTCCAACGCCGATCGACAACGTCTGGCTGGTCTCGGGTGCGAAGGCGCTGGTCGAGATGGCCAACCCGAACTTCGGGCAAAAGGCCAAGCTGTTGCGCCACATCAACGACCTGGAAGTCGACCACGTGGTTCTCGATCTCGGAGCCGGAACCAGCTTCAACGTGCTGGACTTCTTTCTGGTCGCGCGCAAGGGCGTGTTGGTGGTTGTGCCCGAGCCGACGTCGGTCGAAAACGCCTATCATTTCCTCAAGGCGGCCTTCTTCCGCAAGCTCAAACGCGCCAAACCGAGGCCCCAGGTCAAGGCGGCGATCAAAGAGGTGATGAACGGCAGCGCGCGCGCCAAGGTGAAGACGCCGCGGGATCTGATCACCCAGGTCTGGGCGGTCGATCCGGAGGTCGGTGCGGCGCTGGTCGCAGAGGCCAGTGCGTTCCGCCCGGGGCTGATCGTCAACCGCGCCGATCACCCCAAACACGAGCGCCTCGGCGAGGACATGGTCACCGCGTGCCGCGACTACTTCGGCATCCGCCTCCAGTACCTCGGTTCGCTGCCCAATGACAAGCTGGTCCACAGGTCGGTGGTCGAACAGAAGCCGGCTTCCGAATACTTCACCGAAATCCCCTTCGTCGGCGCGGTGAAATCCGTCGTCGACAAACTCACCTACGCTCGCCCGAGGGCGTCATGAGCGCTCGACCGGAGGACTGGGAGATTCTCGGCCTCGAGCCCGGGGCCGATCTCGGCCAGGTGAAACGGGCCTACCGCCAGCGAAAGGCCCTCTACGAGCCAACCGAACTCGCGACCTACAATCTCCTGGACGCGGAGGAGCGCGCGGAGATAGTCACCAAAATCGACGAGGCATACGAGCGAATTCTGGAATCCGAACCCGTGGCTCCCGATCCGGCGATGGCCCCGCCGGTGGCCGCGCCAAAGGAAAGCGTCCCCGCACCGATCCCCGATGCTCCGGACCCCGCGCTCCTTCCGGGCGAGCACCTGCGCCACCATCGGCGCGCGAGGGGTTTCACCCTGCACCAGATCGCGGCCGAAACGAAGATCAATATCGCGATCCTCGAGCAAATCGAAAACGAGGACTTCGCCGCGCTGCCCGCAATCGCCTTCGTCCGGGGCCACGTCCATCAGATTGCGCGCGAGATCAAGCTGGAGAACCCCTACGAGTTCGCCAAGATGTACGTCGCGAAGATGGAGGGCAGCGGCGAAGAAGAGTGACGAATTCG contains:
- a CDS encoding HAMP domain-containing histidine kinase, whose translation is MRIQTRLFLGTAALVLALMAIQWWIYARQLRSIEDEVTRVATTVGTSVLSAEREMFGGLVMGSGEDLWVDVDADLLADSGEEGTKAAQGEDEKDQYSFVMVHDPAAEHVEHDEKRVIRREFARPVGDESSKKIEWVVETKQIGGHADATTGESAQHMAQAEQAPIDVKVRKLVVGVEPGDVRHERFLVVSEDDDTVHRIPIPVSPAVQAVRETMREAAAMGGVLLIVGLVGSAVLSRRLTRPLRSLADGAEALGSGEFGVQVPVSAAGEVGDLQRAFNSMSARLAELEAQRERWQEREHLAQLGDLSRGLAHTLRNPLHTLGLAVEELASSGQDGQDLVATSRAQIRRIDRWLRSFLALGAEELAEPEATDLGALVRAVILESVQQGADVRVQGGDEAVPVRVVPGAVRAALSNLIENATEVSPAEEPVEVSLEVEDGQAVVSVVDGGPGLPKAVKERLFSPHVTTKVGGSGMGLFLARQLVVGMHGGSLEIVDGADGGTVATIRLPLTGSSEEPGDETGE
- a CDS encoding P-loop NTPase encodes the protein MTEPIPDKRKRRPRVWAIGGGKGGIGKSVIATNVAAAIAGPDTRVALIDADLGGANLHTLLGVPSPKANLSDFISKRVNSLGEIMTPTPIDNVWLVSGAKALVEMANPNFGQKAKLLRHINDLEVDHVVLDLGAGTSFNVLDFFLVARKGVLVVVPEPTSVENAYHFLKAAFFRKLKRAKPRPQVKAAIKEVMNGSARAKVKTPRDLITQVWAVDPEVGAALVAEASAFRPGLIVNRADHPKHERLGEDMVTACRDYFGIRLQYLGSLPNDKLVHRSVVEQKPASEYFTEIPFVGAVKSVVDKLTYARPRAS
- a CDS encoding helix-turn-helix domain-containing protein; protein product: MSARPEDWEILGLEPGADLGQVKRAYRQRKALYEPTELATYNLLDAEERAEIVTKIDEAYERILESEPVAPDPAMAPPVAAPKESVPAPIPDAPDPALLPGEHLRHHRRARGFTLHQIAAETKINIAILEQIENEDFAALPAIAFVRGHVHQIAREIKLENPYEFAKMYVAKMEGSGEEE